From Mycolicibacterium cosmeticum, a single genomic window includes:
- a CDS encoding sensor histidine kinase: MKLTVQGWQNLVLSVMGLVVLSGAVGGAVLMSRTDQVAAELIDHIQPARVAAYELQAALRDQETAVRGYAIAADRQFLNPYQVGQRTEASAAQNIREDLAGRADLIGDLDAIERAANDWRAGYAEPLIASVTPGRPAVVDAATAERGKNEFDGLRDLFDVQNGHLGQARSAAIDELDWVRSWRDGVLVAMVVAFLVMGLLLAVVVRNAVTRPLDLLAASCRRITEGNFGERIVPRGPRDIRAIAVDVENMRQRIVEELASSQSDRATLDEQTEELRRSNAELEQFAYVASHDLQEPLRKVASFCQLLEKRYGDKLDERGVEYINFAVDGAKRMQVLINDLLTFSRVGRLNATHTEVDLDATLDSALKNLSVAVAESGAELIRPPTPLPSIDGDPTLLVMLWQNLIGNAVKFRREGVAPRITIDCRQGDGQDADNWVFTVSDNGIGIGEEFVDKVFVIFQRLHGRDAYSGTGIGLALCKKIVEHHGGTIWIDTSYTDGTRFVFTLPVTPTTEPNAIPEAVLEGTRE; the protein is encoded by the coding sequence ATGAAGCTGACCGTACAAGGCTGGCAGAACCTGGTGCTGTCGGTGATGGGCTTGGTGGTGCTCTCCGGTGCGGTGGGCGGTGCGGTGCTGATGAGCCGGACCGACCAGGTCGCCGCCGAGCTGATCGACCACATCCAGCCCGCGCGGGTCGCCGCCTACGAACTGCAGGCCGCCTTGCGCGATCAGGAAACCGCGGTGCGTGGATACGCCATCGCCGCCGACCGGCAGTTCCTGAATCCCTATCAGGTCGGACAGCGCACCGAAGCCTCGGCGGCGCAGAACATCCGCGAGGACCTGGCCGGCCGTGCCGATCTCATCGGTGATCTCGACGCGATAGAACGCGCCGCCAACGACTGGCGTGCCGGGTATGCCGAACCCCTGATCGCCAGTGTCACCCCGGGGCGTCCGGCCGTGGTCGACGCCGCGACAGCGGAGCGTGGGAAGAACGAATTCGACGGGCTCCGTGATCTTTTCGATGTCCAGAACGGACATCTGGGCCAGGCGCGCAGCGCGGCGATCGACGAGCTGGACTGGGTGCGCAGCTGGCGCGACGGTGTGCTGGTGGCGATGGTGGTGGCGTTCCTGGTGATGGGGCTGCTGCTCGCGGTGGTGGTACGCAACGCTGTCACCCGGCCGCTGGACCTCCTTGCCGCGTCGTGCCGGCGCATCACCGAGGGCAACTTCGGCGAGCGCATCGTTCCCCGAGGCCCCCGCGATATCAGGGCCATCGCGGTCGACGTCGAGAACATGCGGCAGCGGATCGTCGAGGAGTTGGCGTCGTCGCAGTCGGACCGGGCCACCCTCGACGAACAAACCGAAGAGCTGCGGCGGTCCAACGCCGAGCTGGAACAGTTCGCCTATGTCGCGTCCCATGACCTGCAGGAACCGTTGCGCAAGGTCGCGTCGTTCTGCCAACTGCTGGAAAAGCGCTACGGGGACAAGCTCGACGAGCGCGGCGTCGAATACATCAACTTCGCCGTCGACGGTGCCAAGCGCATGCAGGTGCTCATCAACGATCTGCTCACGTTCTCCCGCGTCGGACGGCTCAACGCCACGCACACCGAGGTCGACCTCGATGCCACCCTGGACTCGGCGTTGAAGAACCTCTCGGTGGCCGTCGCCGAGTCGGGGGCAGAGCTGATCCGACCGCCGACGCCGCTGCCGTCGATCGACGGTGATCCGACCCTGCTGGTCATGTTGTGGCAGAACCTGATCGGCAATGCCGTGAAGTTCCGCCGCGAGGGTGTGGCACCGCGGATCACGATCGATTGCCGGCAGGGCGACGGCCAGGACGCGGACAATTGGGTCTTCACGGTGTCGGACAACGGCATCGGGATCGGTGAAGAATTCGTGGACAAGGTCTTCGTCATCTTCCAGCGCCTGCACGGCCGGGATGCCTACAGCGGCACCGGTATCGGATTGGCCCTGTGTAAGAAGATCGTCGAGCACCACGGCGGCACCATCTGGATCGACACGTCGTACACGGACGGCACCCGCTTCGTCTTCACGCTGCCCGTCACCCCCACCACAGAACCGAACGCCATCCCAGAGGCCGTCTTGGAAGGAACCCGCGAATGA
- a CDS encoding response regulator, producing MTLPEGRAIDILLVEDDPGDELITREAFEHNKIKNTLHVAHDGQEGLDFLYRRGPYADAPTPDLILLDLNLPKYDGRQLLEKVKSDAELCHIPVVVLTTSSAEEDILRSYKLHANAYVTKPVDLDQFMNAVRQIDEFFVQVVRLPQF from the coding sequence ATGACCTTGCCCGAAGGTAGAGCAATCGACATCCTGTTGGTCGAGGACGACCCCGGTGATGAGCTGATCACCCGGGAAGCCTTCGAACACAACAAGATCAAGAACACTCTGCACGTCGCGCACGACGGCCAGGAGGGGCTGGACTTCCTGTATCGACGTGGCCCGTACGCCGACGCCCCGACGCCCGATCTGATCCTGCTCGACCTGAATCTGCCGAAATACGACGGACGGCAGCTGCTGGAGAAGGTCAAGTCCGATGCCGAGTTGTGCCACATCCCGGTCGTGGTGCTGACGACGTCGTCGGCGGAGGAGGACATCCTGCGCAGCTACAAGCTGCACGCCAACGCCTATGTCACCAAACCCGTCGACCTCGATCAGTTCATGAACGCGGTCCGGCAGATCGACGAGTTCTTCGTTCAGGTGGTCCGGCTGCCGCAGTTCTGA
- a CDS encoding ATP-binding protein, translating into MVDAAQSGARFTRIGVTAAPERAAVVRHEFSEWLRGHFTLDPTKASDIVLAVNEALANAAEFAYVNIEQPGLMHIEADHDRRLGTLTVTVADEGTWRPKDPTITDPARGRGIPLMHALSDRADIDSTPAGTQVRMQWDHIGVVPGGPPEVQNCGSRTT; encoded by the coding sequence ATGGTAGATGCAGCGCAATCAGGTGCACGCTTTACGCGGATTGGCGTAACGGCGGCGCCCGAGCGCGCAGCCGTTGTGCGCCATGAGTTTTCGGAATGGTTGCGTGGCCACTTCACGCTCGACCCGACCAAGGCCAGCGATATCGTGCTGGCCGTCAACGAGGCGTTGGCCAACGCCGCGGAATTCGCCTACGTCAACATCGAGCAGCCCGGCTTGATGCACATCGAGGCCGACCACGACCGGCGGCTGGGCACGCTGACCGTGACGGTCGCCGACGAGGGAACGTGGCGGCCCAAGGACCCCACGATCACCGATCCGGCTCGGGGGCGCGGAATTCCGTTGATGCACGCCCTGTCCGACCGGGCGGACATCGACAGCACGCCGGCTGGCACCCAGGTACGGATGCAGTGGGACCACATCGGCGTGGTTCCCGGCGGCCCACCCGAGGTTCAGAACTGCGGCAGCCGGACCACCTGA
- a CDS encoding STAS domain-containing protein: protein MTDQPEQGAAGAPSCTVEEKRIGEVSVISVTGTLDMLTAPQLEAAISAASATSPQAVVVDLAAVDFLASAGMGLLVAAHGDLTPAVRFAVVADGPATSRPLKLVGIADVVDVFPTLDEALSAIAT from the coding sequence ATGACTGACCAGCCGGAGCAGGGTGCCGCTGGCGCACCCAGCTGCACGGTCGAAGAAAAGCGGATCGGTGAGGTCAGCGTGATCTCGGTGACCGGAACGCTCGACATGCTCACTGCGCCACAACTGGAGGCCGCGATCTCCGCGGCGTCGGCGACGTCGCCACAGGCCGTGGTGGTCGACCTGGCCGCGGTGGACTTCCTGGCTTCGGCCGGGATGGGTCTGCTGGTGGCCGCCCACGGCGATCTGACACCGGCCGTGCGCTTCGCCGTGGTGGCAGACGGGCCCGCGACCAGCCGGCCGCTCAAGCTCGTCGGGATAGCCGACGTCGTCGACGTGTTCCCCACACTCGACGAAGCCCTCAGCGCGATCGCGACATAA